Genomic segment of Fusobacterium varium:
ATTAAACATAATTTTAAGATTTCATAATCAATAGAGTGACCATAATATATTCCATCATTAGTTAAAGTAACAATATCATTTTCAATAGTTAAGTAACCCTCTTGAGAAAAATCAAGTAATTTATTATATATTTCTAAATATTTATCTGGAAAAATATTCTTTATAGAATTTAAATCAATAATAGGATATTGAAATAATCCATAAAGAAGCTTTAATTTTATTTCAAAAGGAGTGTATAGACTATAAAATTCCATAAATTCATTTAATTTATATATTCCAATATTATTGAGATTTCCTCCTGCACCAATACCTATTGGTAATAGATCTTTTCCTGAATTTACAAAATTGATATATCTATATTCATCATTTATGGCTACTTTTCCATTTTCAATAAGCTTATATCCACCTTTTTTTAGTTCTTCAACAAGTAAATTATGATATTTTTTATTTCTTTCTTCATCTCTAATAAAAGTTGTTTTTTTATTTTTAATATCGTTAAAAATTTTAGCACCTTCATAAATTATAAGAGTACAAAAACTAACACTATCAACTTTTAATTCAATACATCTTTGAGCATCGTGTATAATATCTTCTTCAGTTTCATAGGGATAATCATAGATTATATCTATACAAACTTTTCCTTTAAAATTATTTTGAATCTCTTTTATACGTCTTATAGTTTCATCTTCAGAATAAGTTCTATTTAAAAGAGTTCTTCCTTTATTAGAAAAAGTTTGAATTCCTAGACTTATTCTATTGATACCATATTTTTCTAAAATTTTTAATTTTTTTAAATTCAAATTATGAAGAGTACTTTCAAATGTCCATTCATAGTCTTGAGATAAAGAAAAATTGTCTTTAAAAGCTTCAAGAAGCTTTATAAGTTGCTCTTCTGAGTAAATTGTAGGAGTTCCACCACCCCAAAATACAACAGAAAATAATTTGTTTCTTATGTAGTTAGTTTTACCATATTTATTAAATTCTTTAATTAAAAGTTCTGTATAATCTTCCATATTAGATTGACAGAACTTTCTATTCATATTGCAAAAAGAACATAATTTGTCACAATAAGGAGTATGTACATAAATCCCACCTTCATTATCTTCAGGTGATGTGTTTAAAAAATCTAAAAATTCTTTTTTAGTCAAAGCTTCTTTTGGTAAAGATTTAAAAATTTCATTTTGAATTTCATGATGTGTATCCAATCTTTTTTTAAACATAATTTATATCCCCACCTATTTTTGTAGATTTTTTCTAGCTTCTCTACTCATTTCTATTAAGACATCTTTTAACTCTTCAAGAGGAACAGTTTTTCTAAAAGACACTTCTATTATCTTTTTATTATTAACTTCTATTGTCATATAATTTTCATTAAAATCTAATAATTTAGCTTCATTGACATTTTTTTCTTTTCCAAAATATTCAGCATACATTTTTACTGATTCAGAATGATCTTTGTTCATATGGTTAATTATCATATTTTTCATTGTTATACCTCCAAAATTATCTTATATTTTCTAATTTTTTAGATAATTCTTCAATACCTTCTAACATTCTTGGAGAATTTCTATATATAAGTTCAGCATTAAAAATAAAAATATTATTATTTTTGCCAGCATTTGTATATTCTAACATGGGAATAGATTTTTTTAATTGTTCAATAGAGGCAACTGTCATAATTCCAGCTACAAAATCTGGATTTTCTTGTATAATAAATTCTGGATTTATAATAGGTTTTGTTCCTTTTAACGAAGCACCTATATTTTCAATTCCAAGAACTTTCATAATATCTCCAGGTAAATTTTCATTATTAAAAGCCATCAAGGGAGTAGTAGAGTAAATAAAGATACCTTTAATATTTTTATCTTTAAAGTTAGGAAAAGAATTTAATTTTTCTTTTTGATTATTGATTATTTTTTCAGCCTCTTTTTCTTTTCCAACTAAAGTAGCAAATTTTTTTATATTATTGGAAATATCATCGATTCTTTTAGTAGAAAAAGATATAACATTTATATTTCTTTTTTGAAGCTCTTCTATAGGAAAATTTACCCCCTCATTAACTATTACTAAATCAGGATTTTCAGCTATTAATTTTTCAATAGATGGTCTAAAAGCATTTCCCATTTTTTTTATATTTTTACTTTTTTCTTCTGGATATACAGAAGCATTACCTATCTGCCCAAGTCCGATAACCCTGTCCTCTACATTTAAAAGACAAGCTACTTCAAACATAGAGGGAGCCATAATTATAATTCTATTATATTGAGCAAAAGAGATACTATAAATAAGCAAAAAAAGAATGATTATTTTCTTCATATAAATCCTCCTATTTTTTTGGAATAACATACTTTATATTATTTTTTTCTAAGATTTCACATTTAAAATTATAGATTTCCTCAAAGATATTCTCTTTAAAAAGAGCAATTGTACTGTCATGATATATAACCTTTCCTTCTTTCATAAAAACTATTTCATCACAAAATAGAGAGGCTAGATTTAAATCGTGGATTACTATTAAACATATTAAAGAGTTTTCCTTTACAATTTTTTTTATAATATTCATTATCTCAATAGAATAATGAATATCTAAAGCACTTGTAGGTTCATCTAAAAGAAGAATATCTGGATTATTAACTAAAGCTCTTGCAAGAAATACCCTTTGTTGTTCTCCACCAGACAATTTATTAATATCTATATATCTAAATTTTTCAATTTTAAATCTTGCTAATTGTTTATTTATATCATCATAATCTTGATTAGAAAATCCTTTCCACATATTTTTTAATTGTGAAACCTTTCCCATTGTAATAACTTCTTCAACAGAAAATCCATCTACAAGTTGAGATTTTTGTGGAATAAATCCAAATATTTTAGCTCTTTCATTGGGAGAAAGATTAATAATATTTTTTTCTAAAGAGTCAGTTTTGAATATTATCTCTCCAGTAACAGGATGCAAAAAATTAATAATGTTTTTTAATAAAGTACTTTTCCCACAACCGTTCATTCCCATAATACCTATTACTTTTTTTTCTTGAAATTGTAGGTTGATATCTTTTAAAACTTCTTTATTTCCATAATTAAAATTAAGATTATTGATTGTAAGTATTTTCATACTTTCCTCCTTTTGAAAGCTAAAAATAGGAAGAAAGGTGCTCCTAAAAAAGCAGTAATAACTCCAATTGGAACTTCAGTAGGTTCAATAATAATACGAGCTATAGTATCTGATATAAGTAAAAGGAGTCCCCCTAATAACATTGCTAAAGGGATAACTTTTCTATTTGAATTTTTTACTAAGAGTCTAACTATATGAGGAATAATAATTCCTACAAAGCCTATCATTCCAGTAAAAGCTACAGAAAAACCTACAATTAAAGAGGAGATTACCAAAAGTTTTAATTTTAATTTTTTAGTATCAATTCCCATAGCAAATGCTTCCTCTTCACTACATAAAAGAAGATCTAATTCAAATCTTTTTATATAAAAATAGAAACTTGAAAATATAAGTGGAAGAAGTAAAATAGCTATTTTTTCCCAAGAGGAATAGCCCAAATATCCCATAGTCCACATAATAATTTTAAATGAATCTTCTCCTATAAAATAAATTGCAAAAGATGTGAAGGCTCCTAAAAGAGCAGAAATTGCAATACCTATTATAAGAAGATTTGAAACATTTGTATTTGAAGTAAAATTTGAGATTTTAAAAATTATAATAGATGTAATTAAACTACAAATGAAACCAAAAATTCCATATGTTGATTCAGAAAAATTCAGTATATAGGCAAGTACTGCACCAAAGGTAGCAGATGAAGATATTCCTATAATATAAGGGTCAGCAAGGGAATTACGAAAAACAGTTTGTGTAATAGTTCCTGATCCAGCTAACATCATTCCTATTAATATAGATGTAATTATTCTAGGAAATCTAATATTAAAAAGTATTACTTTTAAAGGATTATTTTCTTCAGAAAAAGCAAGTTCAATAACTTCTTTAAAAGTTATATTTATACTTCCAAGAGTTAAAAAATAAAATGAAGCTATAACCGTAGTAACTACGGTTATAGCTAGTAAAAATCTATATTTCATATCTAAATCCTATATAATAGTTTCTTTCTGGAGCTGGGATATATGCTCCTGTAACTCTATAATCAGGCTTCATCATAGAACCAAAGTTTTTTTCTGCTCCATCATCTTGAGATAGATAATATTTTTCATTAAAGATATTATTTACCCCTCCTATAATAGTTAATCCATTTTCAAAGGCATATCTTGCTGACCAGTCAACAGTTATATAACCATTTTTATAACCTTTATCTCTAGCAGGTTTTTTTGAGCTAGGAGTTGTCCAACCATTAAATGATTTAGAATAATAGTTGGCAACTAAGTCAGATGATAATTTTTCTGTAAATTGATAGTTAGCTCCTAAAGTTCCTCTCCATTTAGAAACATAAGGAATATCTTCACCTTTTTTCTCTCCTTTACTAATTTCAGCATCTATATAAGTAATAGATTGGTTTAAAGTTAATTTATCAAAATATTGTTCTGAATAAAGTTCAACTCCATATCTTTTAGTTTGATCTAAATTTTCATATTCCCATACAGGACCAATTTTTCCTTTAATTTCAGAATTTTTAGAAATTTCATCAGCTGTTTGAGAATAAAAAGCTGTAGCAGCAAAATAAGCATTACCTATTACATCTTTTACTCCAATTTCAAAGTTATCTGTTTTTTCCTCTTTTAAATTATTTATAACATAAAAAGCTTCATACTTTGGTCCCATAGGTCCCATACCCAAAAATTTATATCTTTTATCAAAAAATTCATTAGGTGTAGGAGTAGTAAAGCTTCTTTCATATTTAATATATGTATTTCCTGTATCTGAATATAGATAGTTTAAACTTGCTTCATAAGCATAATTTTCTAAATTTATATTATCTTGAAGTCTTTTGTTTTGTTTATCATTAGATTCTAAATCATATTTAGAAAATTCTCCTCTTAACCCTAAATTAAATTGTAGCTTATCAGAAATATTATATCTATTTAAAATATATAGAGAATTAGTATCTTTAGATATATCATATCTATTTCCACCCATAACTCCATCTCCATAGCTATTAGCTTCTTCTCTTAAAAAATCATAACCTAAAATTAAATCTCCTTTGCTATAAGCATACTTTCCTTTAATATTTGCTCCAGTTTTCTTTTCTTTAGTCCAAAATGTTGATAAGCTTTTGTCTACATTTTGAAGCTGTTTATCATGAGAGTTTTCAATAAAAGCATTAGTTGAAATTTCAAGATTTCCTAAATCAATAGCATGACCAATTAAATAGTTTTCCTTATTTAAGTGTCCATCTCTAAAGTTATCAGGATCTGTTTGTCTTCTATCTTCGTTTAGTTCTTTTCTAGTAAGAGATCCATATTTTCTATAGTTTTCAGAATATTTCTCTAATTTTAAAGTTAATTTTTGATTGTCGGCTAATTGATAATTAAATCTACCAGTAAGGTTATCACTTTGAGTTTTTTCGTTATCTCTATATCCATTAGAGTTTCTTCCAGAATAACTTAAATTAGCTGATAATTTATCAGTAAGTTGTACTCCAACAGTAGTATCTAATTTTCTATTATCATAAGAACCATAGCTACTATCTACAACAGCATAGTTTCCAGTTTTATTTGTAGTTACAATATTTATAAAACCTCCGCTAGCTCCATTTCCATAAAGAACTCCACCACCACCAGGAACAATTTCAATTTTTTCAATTTGATCTACTGGAATATTATTTACAGGGAATGCACATTCAGTCCCATATAACATATTCATCATATTAACAGGGATACCATCAACTAGAATTTTAACTCTATTTGAAGCTCTATTTCCTTGTCCTCTTAAGTCAAAGATTACTCCATAGTCTGTATTAACAGTTTGAACAAAAGGCGAATCTTTTAAAACTTCTTCAACACTTGAATAATTTTTCTTTTGAATATCTTGTTTAGTGATAACATTAATGTTTTTAACTTCATCTTTAACTTTTGTTTCAAATCCTGTAGTTGAAATTACAGTTTCATCAAGTCTGATAGAATTTTCAGCATAAGCTGTAGAGATTGCAATTAAACTCATAAGCAATAAATATTTTTTCATTTTCCCTCCAAAAAAATAAAAAATTTAAAAATTTTGTTAATTATTTTCAAAAAATAAAAAAACTGATAATAATTAACAAAATAGCCGCTTACAAGCCCCCTTAAATTTTGTTTTTTATCAGTAAAATGAAAGAATATAAAATTTTACAATTTATCTTTTTTCCCACCGAAAAAATAAAAAACTAGAATTAGGTAAGTCTCCTGACTTGGTTTCATCCTACTTCCTACCTTCCCAGAAAAAATCCAGTGGTAATTGGTTTCGTCCACCTTACAGTAGCGGGGGCTGTGTGGGCTTTTCACCCATCTTCCTCTAT
This window contains:
- a CDS encoding radical SAM protein, with amino-acid sequence MFKKRLDTHHEIQNEIFKSLPKEALTKKEFLDFLNTSPEDNEGGIYVHTPYCDKLCSFCNMNRKFCQSNMEDYTELLIKEFNKYGKTNYIRNKLFSVVFWGGGTPTIYSEEQLIKLLEAFKDNFSLSQDYEWTFESTLHNLNLKKLKILEKYGINRISLGIQTFSNKGRTLLNRTYSEDETIRRIKEIQNNFKGKVCIDIIYDYPYETEEDIIHDAQRCIELKVDSVSFCTLIIYEGAKIFNDIKNKKTTFIRDEERNKKYHNLLVEELKKGGYKLIENGKVAINDEYRYINFVNSGKDLLPIGIGAGGNLNNIGIYKLNEFMEFYSLYTPFEIKLKLLYGLFQYPIIDLNSIKNIFPDKYLEIYNKLLDFSQEGYLTIENDIVTLTNDGIYYGHSIDYEILKLCLI
- a CDS encoding DUF2470 domain-containing protein, with amino-acid sequence MKNMIINHMNKDHSESVKMYAEYFGKEKNVNEAKLLDFNENYMTIEVNNKKIIEVSFRKTVPLEELKDVLIEMSREARKNLQK
- a CDS encoding ABC transporter substrate-binding protein, with translation MKKIIILFLLIYSISFAQYNRIIIMAPSMFEVACLLNVEDRVIGLGQIGNASVYPEEKSKNIKKMGNAFRPSIEKLIAENPDLVIVNEGVNFPIEELQKRNINVISFSTKRIDDISNNIKKFATLVGKEKEAEKIINNQKEKLNSFPNFKDKNIKGIFIYSTTPLMAFNNENLPGDIMKVLGIENIGASLKGTKPIINPEFIIQENPDFVAGIMTVASIEQLKKSIPMLEYTNAGKNNNIFIFNAELIYRNSPRMLEGIEELSKKLENIR
- a CDS encoding ABC transporter ATP-binding protein gives rise to the protein MKILTINNLNFNYGNKEVLKDINLQFQEKKVIGIMGMNGCGKSTLLKNIINFLHPVTGEIIFKTDSLEKNIINLSPNERAKIFGFIPQKSQLVDGFSVEEVITMGKVSQLKNMWKGFSNQDYDDINKQLARFKIEKFRYIDINKLSGGEQQRVFLARALVNNPDILLLDEPTSALDIHYSIEIMNIIKKIVKENSLICLIVIHDLNLASLFCDEIVFMKEGKVIYHDSTIALFKENIFEEIYNFKCEILEKNNIKYVIPKK
- a CDS encoding iron ABC transporter permease; this encodes MKYRFLLAITVVTTVIASFYFLTLGSINITFKEVIELAFSEENNPLKVILFNIRFPRIITSILIGMMLAGSGTITQTVFRNSLADPYIIGISSSATFGAVLAYILNFSESTYGIFGFICSLITSIIIFKISNFTSNTNVSNLLIIGIAISALLGAFTSFAIYFIGEDSFKIIMWTMGYLGYSSWEKIAILLLPLIFSSFYFYIKRFELDLLLCSEEEAFAMGIDTKKLKLKLLVISSLIVGFSVAFTGMIGFVGIIIPHIVRLLVKNSNRKVIPLAMLLGGLLLLISDTIARIIIEPTEVPIGVITAFLGAPFFLFLAFKRRKV
- a CDS encoding TonB-dependent receptor gives rise to the protein MKKYLLLMSLIAISTAYAENSIRLDETVISTTGFETKVKDEVKNINVITKQDIQKKNYSSVEEVLKDSPFVQTVNTDYGVIFDLRGQGNRASNRVKILVDGIPVNMMNMLYGTECAFPVNNIPVDQIEKIEIVPGGGGVLYGNGASGGFINIVTTNKTGNYAVVDSSYGSYDNRKLDTTVGVQLTDKLSANLSYSGRNSNGYRDNEKTQSDNLTGRFNYQLADNQKLTLKLEKYSENYRKYGSLTRKELNEDRRQTDPDNFRDGHLNKENYLIGHAIDLGNLEISTNAFIENSHDKQLQNVDKSLSTFWTKEKKTGANIKGKYAYSKGDLILGYDFLREEANSYGDGVMGGNRYDISKDTNSLYILNRYNISDKLQFNLGLRGEFSKYDLESNDKQNKRLQDNINLENYAYEASLNYLYSDTGNTYIKYERSFTTPTPNEFFDKRYKFLGMGPMGPKYEAFYVINNLKEEKTDNFEIGVKDVIGNAYFAATAFYSQTADEISKNSEIKGKIGPVWEYENLDQTKRYGVELYSEQYFDKLTLNQSITYIDAEISKGEKKGEDIPYVSKWRGTLGANYQFTEKLSSDLVANYYSKSFNGWTTPSSKKPARDKGYKNGYITVDWSARYAFENGLTIIGGVNNIFNEKYYLSQDDGAEKNFGSMMKPDYRVTGAYIPAPERNYYIGFRYEI